From one Candidatus Thorarchaeota archaeon genomic stretch:
- a CDS encoding ABC transporter permease — protein MEAERLKALQIDSKTVWMLKKEVKTVLRSRWLLFGFMLSPMVAWLFQGAFLSFIVAQTSEEPEAVHITVEDNNTYGRMLYQAIYDNREALLIDPLVNVTRAEGERLVENKSMAVWVWIPENFTSSLESLNRSTMVMWVNTGSFRASAAAQRLDWFAKQVINEVIVIRDLEVRWETTSPEATYGHQLAIFLVMLTSVLAPAPYVSQSFAGERERHTLEALLVVPMSRIRILASKLAAGLLLTMIYSVFTVVGILTYNYSIVQRASGLPSEYFEYYVNLYSVQVQNLPLIFFCQSLVLVCAIGIGVVISCLAKDQATAESLNNMVLLVPTTVIGILGFTGSILQYGGLMGVIIMLIPFSHAIMFLNGVLSGVATAASLTVNVAYLLGFTVVTLVIGARLFEREAIIA, from the coding sequence ATGGAGGCTGAGAGATTGAAGGCACTGCAGATTGATTCAAAGACGGTTTGGATGCTGAAGAAGGAGGTCAAGACAGTACTGCGCTCCCGGTGGCTGCTCTTCGGCTTCATGCTGAGTCCCATGGTTGCATGGCTGTTCCAGGGCGCGTTCCTCTCGTTCATAGTGGCCCAGACATCCGAAGAACCAGAAGCAGTCCATATCACAGTTGAAGACAACAACACATACGGCCGTATGCTGTACCAGGCCATCTATGACAATCGAGAGGCGCTACTCATCGACCCGCTGGTGAACGTCACGCGGGCGGAGGGCGAGAGGCTCGTTGAGAACAAGTCGATGGCAGTGTGGGTCTGGATACCGGAGAACTTCACCAGTAGTCTCGAGAGCCTCAACAGAAGCACCATGGTGATGTGGGTCAACACTGGCAGTTTTCGGGCATCGGCAGCTGCACAGCGTCTTGACTGGTTCGCCAAGCAGGTGATAAACGAGGTGATAGTCATACGTGACCTGGAGGTCAGGTGGGAGACGACCTCACCAGAGGCCACCTATGGACATCAGCTCGCCATATTCCTGGTGATGCTGACATCCGTCCTTGCTCCGGCACCGTATGTCAGTCAGTCGTTCGCGGGAGAGAGAGAAAGACACACGCTGGAGGCGCTACTGGTTGTGCCGATGAGCAGGATAAGGATTCTGGCCTCGAAGCTGGCGGCTGGACTTCTACTCACAATGATCTACTCCGTCTTCACAGTCGTTGGCATTCTGACCTACAACTACTCGATAGTACAACGGGCCTCCGGACTGCCTTCGGAGTACTTCGAGTACTATGTCAATCTGTACAGTGTCCAGGTCCAAAACCTTCCGCTCATATTCTTCTGCCAGTCCTTGGTCCTAGTCTGTGCCATAGGTATAGGCGTGGTCATATCCTGTCTTGCGAAGGACCAGGCGACGGCCGAGTCGCTCAACAACATGGTACTGCTCGTCCCGACCACGGTGATAGGCATACTGGGATTCACAGGAAGCATTCTACAGTACGGTGGACTGATGGGGGTCATCATCATGCTGATTCCATTCAGTCATGCCATAATGTTCCTCAACGGCGTGTTGTCAGGGGTGGCGACAGCCGCAAGCCTGACAGTCAATGTGGCATACCTTCTGGGCTTCACCGTCGTCACACTGGTCATCGGAGCGAGGCTATTCGAGAGAGAGGCCATAATCGCATAG
- a CDS encoding amidohydrolase: MSQNSVLIKHGYLITMNERREIVTDGAVYVEGSRVVEVSKTDEMKHRAADKVIDASGRIVMPGLIDTHVHLAQALIRGCADDVSLVDWLKKYVWVLQGNFTRADGRVSAELCMAEMIKTGTTSFIECMTHSRYGFDGIAEAVKQVGMRAALSKIVMDSTGYADSRDIMYPGMVEEAEECLRETDEMFHKWHGRAEGRLQVWYGLRSLGAVTPGLFRRVVQLTRDRGTRMTMHLGEVVDDVRYVKANGYRDLTSFASEMGLLGSDMVFAHGIHFDDEELRVLAQTQTNISHCPSSNAKLASGFAKVPRMIEAGVPVSLGCDGGPSNNTYDLLREMRLCALVHKPVQHNPLVVTAEQALEMATLGGARAMGLAGMTGSIAPGMCADIIVVSQDHVGLNPILNPVSNLVYAGSGRDVETVMVNGRLLMEERRLLTVDETSLIRRANEHASRLIERAGVEVRPKWPVR; encoded by the coding sequence TCGAGGGGTCACGAGTGGTCGAGGTGAGCAAGACAGACGAGATGAAGCATCGGGCCGCCGACAAGGTCATCGACGCCTCAGGACGAATTGTCATGCCCGGCCTGATTGACACGCACGTTCACCTCGCCCAGGCCCTGATTCGGGGGTGCGCGGATGATGTGTCTCTGGTGGACTGGCTGAAGAAGTACGTCTGGGTGTTGCAGGGCAACTTCACCAGAGCTGATGGCAGAGTGTCCGCTGAGCTCTGCATGGCCGAGATGATCAAGACCGGTACGACGTCGTTCATCGAGTGCATGACACACTCACGCTATGGCTTCGACGGTATAGCTGAGGCGGTCAAGCAGGTCGGTATGCGTGCGGCCCTGTCCAAAATAGTGATGGACTCGACGGGCTATGCTGATAGTCGTGACATAATGTACCCCGGGATGGTCGAGGAGGCCGAGGAATGCCTGCGAGAGACCGATGAGATGTTCCACAAGTGGCACGGGCGAGCCGAGGGCAGGTTGCAGGTCTGGTATGGTCTGCGGTCTCTGGGTGCTGTCACGCCGGGGCTGTTCAGAAGGGTCGTGCAGCTCACACGGGACAGGGGTACACGGATGACCATGCATCTGGGCGAAGTGGTCGATGATGTGCGGTATGTGAAGGCGAACGGCTACCGGGACCTGACCAGTTTCGCGTCGGAAATGGGCCTGCTTGGCTCCGACATGGTGTTCGCCCATGGCATACACTTCGATGATGAGGAGCTCAGGGTGTTGGCACAGACCCAGACCAACATCTCACACTGCCCGTCAAGTAATGCCAAGCTCGCCTCGGGGTTCGCAAAGGTGCCCCGGATGATAGAGGCTGGAGTCCCCGTCTCGCTGGGTTGCGATGGTGGGCCGAGCAATAACACATACGACCTCCTCAGGGAGATGCGTCTCTGCGCACTCGTTCATAAGCCTGTACAGCACAATCCTCTTGTTGTGACAGCTGAACAGGCGCTGGAGATGGCGACGCTTGGAGGTGCTCGCGCCATGGGGCTTGCTGGCATGACTGGCAGCATCGCACCCGGGATGTGTGCTGACATCATTGTGGTCTCTCAGGATCATGTCGGTCTCAACCCCATCCTCAACCCTGTTTCAAACCTCGTCTATGCTGGGTCTGGGAGAGACGTTGAGACCGTCATGGTGAACGGTCGCCTACTGATGGAGGAGCGACGCCTTCTCACAGTTGACGAGACAAGCCTCATTCGGCGTGCAAACGAACACGCTTCAAGGCTCATCGAGCGTGCGGGTGTAGAGGTCCGTCCGAAGTGGCCCGTGCGTTGA